One window of the Rhizobiaceae bacterium genome contains the following:
- the purH gene encoding bifunctional phosphoribosylaminoimidazolecarboxamide formyltransferase/IMP cyclohydrolase → MAVPSKNIPAPDLVQVQRALLSVSDKAGLVDFAAALAARGVELVSTGGSARAIADAGIPVRDVSQLTGFPEIMDGRVKTLHPSVHGALLGVRGDPEHREAMREHGIEPIDLLVVNLYPFEAVRASGGDYASVVENIDIGGPAMVRAAAKNHAYVATVVDPEDYAVVLNALEVNIGSLSLEFRKKLAAKAFSRTAAYDAAISGWFAEALDIEEPAFRAFGGRLHTVMRYGENPHQTAGFYVTGEARPGVATARQLQGKQLSYNNINDTDAAFELVAEFDPARTAAVAIIKHANPCGVAEAASLCEAYLAALACDPVSAFGGIVAVNRLLDGEAAEEIVKTFTEVIIAPAATDEAVALIAAKKNLRLLVTGGLPDPRAAGVGVKSVAGGLLVQSRDAASVDDMDLKVVTRRAPSAQELADLKFGFRVAKHVKSNAIVYARDGATVGIGAGQMSRVDSSRIAARKALDAVEAAGRSEPLTKGSIVASDAFFPFADGLLAAAEAGATAVIQPGGSMRDDEVIAAADEHGLAMVFTGTRHFRH, encoded by the coding sequence ATGGCTGTGCCGTCCAAGAATATTCCGGCGCCCGATCTCGTGCAGGTGCAGCGCGCTCTTTTGTCGGTTTCCGACAAGGCCGGCCTCGTCGACTTCGCGGCCGCCCTCGCCGCACGCGGGGTCGAGCTCGTCTCGACAGGCGGTAGCGCCAGGGCCATCGCCGATGCGGGCATCCCGGTGCGCGACGTTTCGCAGCTCACCGGCTTTCCGGAAATCATGGACGGAAGGGTGAAGACGCTTCACCCTTCCGTGCATGGCGCGCTGCTCGGGGTGCGCGGCGATCCGGAGCATCGGGAGGCGATGCGCGAGCACGGCATCGAGCCGATCGACCTTCTGGTCGTGAACCTCTATCCCTTCGAGGCAGTTCGCGCGTCGGGCGGTGACTACGCCTCGGTCGTCGAGAACATCGACATAGGCGGTCCGGCCATGGTGCGCGCCGCTGCCAAGAATCACGCCTATGTCGCGACGGTGGTCGATCCGGAAGACTATGCCGTCGTCCTCAACGCACTTGAGGTCAATATCGGCAGTCTGTCGCTGGAGTTCCGCAAGAAGCTGGCGGCAAAAGCCTTCTCCCGCACCGCCGCCTATGACGCGGCAATCTCCGGCTGGTTCGCGGAAGCGCTCGACATCGAGGAGCCGGCGTTTCGCGCTTTTGGCGGCAGGCTGCACACCGTCATGCGCTACGGCGAGAATCCACATCAGACGGCCGGCTTCTACGTCACGGGCGAGGCGCGGCCGGGCGTCGCAACGGCGCGTCAGCTGCAGGGCAAACAGCTCTCCTACAACAACATAAACGACACCGACGCCGCCTTCGAGTTGGTCGCCGAATTCGATCCGGCGCGCACGGCGGCCGTTGCCATCATCAAGCACGCCAATCCGTGCGGGGTGGCGGAAGCCGCATCGCTGTGCGAGGCCTATCTCGCCGCGCTGGCCTGCGATCCCGTCTCGGCCTTCGGCGGCATTGTCGCGGTCAACCGTCTGCTCGACGGCGAGGCGGCGGAGGAGATCGTGAAGACCTTCACCGAAGTCATCATCGCGCCGGCCGCCACGGACGAGGCGGTTGCGCTGATCGCGGCGAAGAAGAACCTCCGTCTGCTGGTTACCGGTGGCCTGCCGGACCCGCGTGCGGCAGGGGTCGGCGTGAAATCTGTGGCGGGCGGCTTGCTCGTGCAGTCGCGCGACGCGGCGAGCGTCGACGACATGGATCTGAAGGTGGTGACCAGACGCGCCCCTTCGGCGCAGGAGCTCGCCGATCTGAAATTCGGCTTCCGCGTCGCCAAGCACGTCAAGTCGAACGCCATCGTCTATGCCAGGGATGGCGCGACCGTCGGCATCGGCGCCGGCCAGATGAGCCGCGTCGATTCCTCGCGCATCGCGGCCCGCAAGGCGCTCGACGCCGTCGAGGCGGCGGGCCGCTCCGAGCCGCTGACGAAAGGCTCGATCGTCGCGTCCGACGCCTTCTTTCCTTTCGCCGACGGATTGCTT
- the tsaA gene encoding tRNA (N6-threonylcarbamoyladenosine(37)-N6)-methyltransferase TrmO, with the protein MVRENEIRNGEVAVAIPPPDDAGLIFIGRIHTPWTSRLKTPRQGRPDGPLCRIELFEPWVAALEGIERFERIEVLYWLHLSRRDLVRQSPANDGSARGTFSLRSPVRPNPIGTSLATLVQRDGANLMVRGMDCLDGTPLLDLKPDRTLFTPIAPPQPGDFETG; encoded by the coding sequence ATGGTCCGCGAGAACGAGATCAGGAATGGCGAGGTCGCCGTCGCCATCCCGCCGCCAGACGATGCGGGCCTGATCTTCATCGGCAGGATTCATACGCCGTGGACGTCGCGTCTGAAGACGCCTCGGCAGGGTCGTCCTGACGGCCCGCTGTGCCGCATCGAGCTTTTCGAGCCTTGGGTCGCCGCGCTGGAGGGCATCGAACGCTTCGAACGCATCGAGGTGCTGTACTGGCTTCATCTGTCGCGCCGGGATCTGGTGCGGCAAAGCCCGGCCAATGACGGATCGGCAAGAGGAACGTTCTCGCTGCGGTCTCCCGTCAGGCCGAATCCGATCGGCACCTCCCTTGCCACGCTCGTCCAACGCGACGGCGCCAACCTGATGGTGCGTGGCATGGACTGCCTCGATGGCACGCCCCTGCTCGATCTCAAGCCCGACCGTACTCTGTTCACGCCGATTGCGCCGCCGCAACCCGGCGATTTCGAGACCGGCTGA
- a CDS encoding molybdopterin-binding protein, which yields MKISARNLLRGKVVQITKGATTAHVVLDIGGSAVTASITNAAVDDLALEVGKQAYAVIKASDVMVAVD from the coding sequence ATGAAGATCAGTGCCCGCAATCTGCTACGTGGCAAGGTGGTGCAAATCACCAAGGGTGCGACGACGGCTCATGTCGTGCTCGACATAGGCGGCTCCGCCGTCACCGCCTCCATCACCAACGCGGCCGTCGACGATCTGGCGCTCGAGGTCGGAAAGCAGGCCTATGCCGTCATCAAGGCGTCGGACGTTATGGTTGCTGTCGACTGA
- a CDS encoding heparinase II/III family protein, translating into MWKQASRRLRAGPNYRWRYAGRTPERVLIAPPDLRLADPQIAVEIYHGRFPLAGQLVETGEESPFQIEVANSRWLRSLHGFRWLRHMRAAGSDLAAANARSLVSDWIALHGGRIAGPAWEPATVAKRIIAWLQHSPVVLQGAEFPFYRAFLKSLAVQIRYLRSVASDMPDGRDRLRGRIALAFSALSLPAPPSALRSATRNLALELDRQILPDGGHISRDPLSVLELLADLLPLRQTYANQAETPPQELIGAVERMLPALRFFRHGDGSLARFNGMGATIQDRIAAILRHDETVGAPLLHAPHSGYERLALGATVVIADTGAPPPLDVSKRAHAGCLSFEMSSGRQNIIVNSGVDAYGVEDFRPLGRATAAHSTATLNDTSSARFSLPPNIVAWLGTPLVEGPQEVRSVRLDKPGRQGFVASHDGYMARFGILHERELNLSEEGYVLTGVDRFFGPKGEKVRDTTQDAVSVRFHLHPDIELFRDDRDRLVLGTPQQERWTLASPDVAPTVEDSIFFASIIGPRRTRQIVLSFRASQLHQVRWRFTRSSR; encoded by the coding sequence ATGTGGAAGCAGGCGAGCCGCCGTTTGCGCGCCGGGCCGAACTATCGGTGGCGCTATGCCGGCCGCACACCGGAGCGTGTGCTGATCGCGCCGCCCGATCTGCGCCTTGCCGATCCACAGATCGCCGTCGAGATCTATCATGGCCGCTTCCCTCTGGCCGGGCAGCTGGTGGAAACAGGCGAGGAGTCGCCCTTCCAGATCGAGGTCGCCAACAGCCGCTGGCTGCGCAGCCTCCATGGCTTCCGCTGGCTGCGCCATATGCGCGCCGCGGGCTCCGATCTCGCCGCGGCAAATGCGCGTTCGCTCGTCTCCGACTGGATCGCGCTCCACGGCGGCAGGATCGCCGGTCCCGCATGGGAGCCGGCGACGGTGGCCAAGCGCATCATCGCGTGGCTGCAGCATTCGCCCGTCGTGCTGCAGGGGGCCGAGTTTCCGTTTTACCGTGCCTTCCTGAAATCGCTTGCCGTCCAGATTCGTTATCTGCGCTCCGTTGCCTCCGACATGCCCGATGGCCGCGACCGGCTGCGGGGCCGTATCGCGCTCGCCTTTTCCGCGCTTTCGCTGCCGGCGCCGCCATCGGCGCTGCGCAGCGCGACGCGCAACCTCGCGCTGGAACTCGACCGCCAGATCCTGCCGGATGGCGGCCACATCTCGCGTGACCCACTGTCGGTGCTGGAACTGCTCGCCGATCTGCTGCCGCTGCGGCAGACCTATGCCAACCAGGCGGAGACGCCGCCGCAGGAGCTGATCGGCGCGGTCGAGCGCATGCTGCCGGCATTGCGTTTCTTCCGGCATGGCGACGGCTCGCTTGCCCGCTTCAACGGCATGGGCGCGACGATCCAGGACCGGATCGCGGCCATACTGCGCCATGACGAGACGGTCGGGGCGCCGCTGCTGCATGCGCCGCATTCCGGTTACGAGCGTCTGGCGCTCGGCGCGACGGTGGTCATTGCGGATACCGGCGCGCCGCCGCCGCTCGACGTTTCGAAGCGCGCCCATGCCGGGTGCCTCTCCTTCGAGATGTCTTCGGGCCGGCAGAACATCATCGTCAATTCAGGCGTAGACGCCTATGGCGTGGAGGATTTCCGGCCACTGGGGCGCGCTACCGCCGCGCATTCCACGGCGACGCTCAACGACACGTCCTCGGCGCGTTTCAGCCTGCCCCCCAATATCGTCGCCTGGCTGGGCACGCCGCTGGTCGAAGGCCCGCAGGAAGTGCGCTCGGTCAGGCTGGACAAGCCGGGCCGGCAGGGCTTCGTGGCCAGCCATGACGGCTATATGGCGCGCTTCGGCATATTGCATGAGCGCGAACTGAACCTTTCCGAGGAAGGTTATGTGCTCACCGGCGTGGATCGCTTCTTCGGCCCGAAGGGCGAGAAGGTCCGCGACACCACTCAGGACGCGGTCTCGGTGCGCTTCCACCTGCATCCGGATATCGAGCTTTTTCGTGACGATCGTGACCGGCTGGTGCTCGGAACGCCGCAGCAGGAGCGCTGGACGCTGGCCTCTCCGGACGTCGCGCCGACTGTCGAGGATTCGATCTTCTTCGCCTCCATCATCGGGCCGCGCCGCACGCGCCAGATCGTGCTCTCGTTCCGGGCCTCACAGCTGCATCAGGTGCGCTGGCGTTTCACGCGGTCCAGCCGCTGA
- a CDS encoding methyltransferase domain-containing protein, with amino-acid sequence MGSQSDRTQRPLVVSERPAGGKPPRTKKQRERKGPRLAPEPSVPGLAARMAAARLLAAVIDAKTPLDGLTDAEHGHPQFRALEGRDRTLVRAILTTALRFRVTIGRLLDRQLERPLPANATTLTHILHVAAAQILFLDIPDSAAVDLAVTHAKGDPRTQRFAGLVNGVLRSVARTKERSLAKTLDETVDAPDWFRSRLADAYGETKARAILAAHRHEAPVDFSVKADADGWADRLGGFVLPTGSVRVSRLSAPVPDLPGFADGDWWVQDAAAALPARLLGEIGGKRVADLCAAPGGKTAQLVLAGAHVTAVDLSKSRLDRLRSNLDRLNLAADIVQADVSTYAPSAPFDAILLDAPCSSTGTVRRHPDVPWTKSPQDVEKLADLQARLLARAFDLLKPGGRLVFSNCSLDPLEGEQLVRRHLAEHAVARLDPITPDELPGIAGFVTPEGLLRTTPADLVLAEPGISGLDGFFAARLIKAV; translated from the coding sequence CTGGGGTCGCAATCCGACCGGACCCAAAGGCCGCTGGTCGTGAGTGAACGCCCGGCGGGCGGCAAGCCGCCTCGCACGAAAAAGCAGCGGGAGAGAAAGGGGCCGCGTCTCGCGCCGGAACCATCCGTGCCCGGTCTCGCGGCGCGGATGGCGGCCGCCCGGCTGCTCGCAGCCGTCATCGATGCGAAGACACCGCTCGACGGCCTGACCGACGCCGAGCACGGACATCCGCAGTTCCGCGCGCTCGAGGGTCGCGATCGTACGCTCGTCCGGGCGATCCTCACCACCGCGCTGCGGTTCCGTGTCACAATCGGCCGGCTGCTCGACCGGCAGCTTGAACGGCCGCTGCCGGCGAACGCCACGACGCTGACGCATATCCTGCACGTCGCCGCGGCCCAGATCCTGTTCCTCGACATACCGGACAGCGCGGCTGTCGACCTCGCCGTCACGCATGCCAAGGGCGATCCGCGCACGCAGCGTTTTGCCGGGCTGGTGAACGGCGTTCTGCGCTCGGTGGCGCGGACGAAAGAACGGTCTTTGGCGAAGACGCTGGACGAGACGGTCGACGCGCCTGACTGGTTCCGGTCCCGTCTTGCCGATGCCTATGGAGAGACGAAGGCCCGCGCCATTCTCGCTGCCCACCGCCACGAGGCGCCGGTGGATTTTTCGGTCAAGGCGGATGCAGACGGCTGGGCAGACCGGCTCGGCGGTTTCGTGCTGCCGACCGGGTCGGTGCGGGTTTCGCGCCTCTCCGCGCCGGTGCCGGACCTCCCGGGATTCGCCGACGGCGACTGGTGGGTGCAGGACGCCGCCGCCGCTCTTCCAGCCCGGCTTCTCGGCGAAATCGGCGGCAAGCGTGTCGCGGATCTTTGCGCCGCGCCGGGCGGCAAGACGGCCCAGCTCGTACTCGCAGGGGCGCATGTCACGGCGGTCGATCTGTCGAAAAGCCGTCTCGACCGGCTGCGGTCCAATCTCGATCGCCTGAACCTCGCCGCCGACATCGTGCAGGCGGATGTGTCGACTTACGCTCCATCTGCGCCTTTCGACGCGATCCTGCTCGACGCCCCGTGCTCGTCCACCGGTACGGTGCGCCGCCACCCCGACGTGCCTTGGACCAAATCGCCACAGGATGTGGAAAAGCTCGCCGACCTTCAGGCGCGGCTGCTGGCGCGCGCCTTCGACCTGCTCAAGCCGGGCGGCAGGCTGGTGTTTTCCAACTGCTCGCTCGACCCGCTGGAGGGTGAACAGCTTGTCCGGCGTCATCTCGCCGAACACGCCGTCGCGCGGCTCGATCCGATCACGCCGGACGAATTGCCGGGAATCGCCGGCTTCGTCACCCCCGAGGGATTGCTGCGCACGACACCGGCCGATCTGGTGCTGGCGGAGCCGGGCATTTCCGGGCTCGACGGCTTCTTCGCCGCCCGCCTCATCAAGGCCGTCTGA
- the htpX gene encoding zinc metalloprotease HtpX, translated as MNVMRTAMLLAAMTALFMGVGYLIGGSGGMAIAFIIAAGMNLFSYWNADKMVLRAYNAVEVDARTAPEFHRIVSELARRAGLPMPKVYLIDSPQPNAFATGRNPQNAAVAATTGLLERLSYEEAAGVMAHELAHIQNRDTLTMTVTATLAGAISMLGNFAFFFGGNSRENNNPLGLIGVLVAVIVAPLAAMLVQMAISRTREYSADRRGAEICGNPLWLASALKKIAAAAQRIHSLQAERNPATAHMFIINPLSGERMDNLFSTHPDTGNRIAALEKMARDGVGLEPRAQAPRRPDTPPARPEMSGRATDSGASPSGPWGAPSGDAPSPPPESKKPGGPWGRNPTGPKGRWS; from the coding sequence ATGAACGTGATGCGCACCGCAATGCTTCTGGCCGCGATGACAGCGCTCTTCATGGGCGTCGGCTACCTCATCGGCGGATCGGGCGGCATGGCGATCGCGTTCATCATCGCGGCCGGCATGAACCTGTTCAGCTACTGGAATGCCGACAAGATGGTGCTGCGCGCCTATAACGCCGTCGAGGTCGATGCGCGCACCGCGCCGGAGTTCCACCGCATCGTCTCCGAGCTCGCAAGGCGCGCAGGCCTGCCGATGCCCAAGGTCTATCTGATCGACAGCCCGCAGCCCAATGCCTTCGCCACGGGACGCAATCCGCAAAATGCCGCCGTGGCCGCGACGACTGGCCTCCTGGAGCGCCTTTCCTATGAGGAAGCGGCGGGCGTCATGGCGCACGAGCTGGCGCATATCCAGAACCGCGACACGCTGACCATGACCGTCACGGCGACGCTTGCCGGCGCGATCTCAATGCTCGGCAACTTCGCCTTCTTCTTCGGCGGCAACAGCCGCGAGAACAACAATCCGCTGGGACTCATAGGCGTGCTCGTGGCCGTCATCGTCGCGCCGCTTGCCGCCATGCTGGTGCAGATGGCGATCAGCCGCACGCGCGAGTATTCCGCCGACCGCCGCGGCGCGGAAATCTGCGGCAATCCGCTGTGGCTCGCCTCGGCCCTGAAGAAGATCGCGGCCGCCGCGCAGCGCATCCACAGCCTGCAGGCGGAGCGCAACCCGGCAACGGCGCATATGTTCATCATCAACCCGCTGTCCGGCGAGCGCATGGACAATCTGTTCTCAACACATCCGGACACGGGAAACCGTATTGCCGCGCTGGAGAAGATGGCGCGTGACGGCGTCGGACTGGAGCCCCGTGCCCAAGCGCCGCGCCGTCCTGACACGCCCCCTGCGCGTCCGGAAATGTCGGGCCGCGCGACGGATAGCGGCGCGTCTCCGAGCGGCCCATGGGGCGCGCCGTCAGGTGATGCGCCATCCCCGCCGCCGGAGAGCAAGAAGCCCGGCGGGCCCTGGGGTCGCAATCCGACCGGACCCAAAGGCCGCTGGTCGTGA
- a CDS encoding DUF1674 domain-containing protein yields the protein MTQSNENAPETPTTATPARALSPAARRALEEAAGRRADYVASEARLPKEIGGRKGLEPGRYGDWEVKGLTSDF from the coding sequence ATGACCCAATCGAACGAAAATGCACCCGAAACGCCGACGACGGCGACGCCCGCCAGGGCGCTTTCGCCGGCGGCACGGCGCGCCCTGGAAGAAGCTGCCGGCCGCCGTGCCGATTACGTGGCCAGCGAGGCCCGGTTGCCGAAGGAAATCGGTGGGCGCAAGGGGCTGGAACCGGGCCGCTACGGCGATTGGGAAGTCAAGGGCCTGACAAGCGACTTCTGA
- a CDS encoding transglutaminase family protein, producing the protein MHIRLGYEIAIDCDAPTHVVSMLDVNRDRQADIQRQTRFMTNPSVPVSCYVDSFGNTCRRFTAPSGGVRILYDAVVEDSGLHDEVNTLAGETPVEKLPSNALVYLLGSRYCETDHLSQQAWNLFGHLPPGWARVQAIVDYVHNRLSFSYGYARSTRTAAQAHEEQVGVCRDFAHLAIALCRCMNIPARYVNGFLGDIGVPADPAPMDFSAWTEVYLDGKWYTFDARHNRPRIGRVVIARGRDATDVPLLHTFGPHRLTTFKVWTYEQESHPVRPPVQGIDRTMTNRMIA; encoded by the coding sequence ATGCATATCCGGCTCGGTTATGAAATCGCGATCGATTGCGATGCGCCGACACATGTCGTTTCCATGCTCGACGTCAATCGCGACCGGCAGGCGGATATCCAGCGTCAGACGCGGTTCATGACAAATCCTTCCGTTCCGGTGAGCTGCTATGTGGACAGCTTCGGCAACACCTGCCGCCGCTTCACCGCGCCGTCCGGCGGGGTGAGAATCCTCTACGACGCCGTCGTCGAGGACAGCGGGCTGCATGACGAGGTGAACACCCTCGCCGGCGAGACGCCGGTGGAGAAGCTGCCCAGCAATGCGCTCGTCTACCTGCTCGGCAGCCGATACTGCGAAACGGATCACCTAAGCCAGCAAGCATGGAACCTGTTCGGCCATCTCCCGCCCGGCTGGGCGCGCGTGCAAGCGATCGTGGACTACGTCCACAACCGCCTGTCATTCAGCTACGGCTACGCGCGCTCGACGCGCACCGCCGCGCAGGCGCATGAGGAACAGGTCGGCGTCTGCCGCGATTTCGCGCATCTCGCCATCGCGCTTTGCCGCTGCATGAACATACCGGCGCGCTACGTGAACGGTTTCCTTGGCGACATAGGCGTGCCTGCGGACCCGGCGCCGATGGATTTTTCCGCCTGGACGGAAGTCTATCTCGACGGCAAATGGTACACGTTCGACGCCCGCCACAACAGGCCGCGCATCGGCCGCGTCGTCATCGCACGCGGGCGGGACGCCACCGACGTCCCGCTTCTGCATACGTTCGGGCCGCACCGTCTCACGACATTCAAGGTCTGGACCTACGAGCAGGAAAGCCATCCGGTGCGGCCGCCCGTGCAGGGTATCGACCGCACGATGACCAATCGCATGATAGCCTGA
- a CDS encoding pilus assembly protein translates to MRSFQTSTSVAKRFAEDRRGNFAILTGIVLTTVTMAVGMAVNTAQSYHVKSSLRSALDAAVTSTAYDITTGRIKPDDAQANVEKFLNINGRAVFSTQGEYTLLPVVVDTTARTIAATAYANVDLAFPFFGMEDPRVTIESAALYSDKQIEVAMMLDVTGSMGKTKKTDKIGDLQNAARNAVKTMLDEQDPKKPRIRVSIVPYASGVNTGGLSKNVFFESSGSGDLPPAQDSAVIKAATGKTELPSYKEYLKIVADSFPAPAKTKCATERKLLDGTADLSGDGPDTVRKNKSDKAYWAMVNRDDHMTTSGMNSCPDAPVIPLTADATALLDSIKDFKASGYTGGAIGIQWTYYMLSSKWRDVIADAGLGSGPSPSNPKHLAKVAILMTDGQFNTAYAGAGSNYNGQGNLARKNAESLCKNMRNEGIEIFTIGFDLNNPDMSEAERNAAKGVLKNCASTTPSTTKHYFEASTGEELDAAFQAIIANTEKIALTK, encoded by the coding sequence ATGCGCTCATTCCAGACTTCCACCAGTGTCGCGAAACGATTCGCTGAAGATCGTCGCGGCAATTTCGCAATCCTGACCGGCATCGTGCTGACCACGGTCACCATGGCCGTCGGGATGGCGGTAAATACCGCCCAGTCCTACCATGTGAAATCGAGCCTGAGATCGGCGCTCGACGCGGCGGTGACCTCGACCGCCTACGACATCACGACCGGCAGGATAAAGCCGGACGATGCGCAGGCGAATGTCGAGAAGTTCCTCAACATCAATGGCCGCGCAGTCTTCTCCACGCAGGGCGAGTACACGCTGCTCCCGGTGGTGGTGGACACGACCGCCCGCACCATCGCGGCGACCGCCTATGCCAATGTCGATCTCGCTTTCCCGTTTTTCGGCATGGAGGACCCGCGCGTCACCATCGAGAGCGCGGCGCTCTATTCGGACAAGCAGATCGAGGTGGCGATGATGCTCGACGTCACCGGCTCGATGGGCAAGACGAAGAAGACCGACAAGATCGGCGACCTGCAAAATGCGGCAAGAAACGCCGTCAAGACGATGCTCGACGAGCAGGATCCGAAGAAGCCCCGCATCCGTGTCTCGATCGTGCCCTACGCATCCGGCGTCAATACGGGCGGGCTAAGCAAAAACGTCTTCTTCGAAAGCTCCGGCAGCGGCGATCTCCCGCCGGCACAGGACAGCGCCGTCATCAAGGCGGCGACCGGAAAGACGGAACTGCCTTCCTACAAGGAGTATCTGAAGATCGTCGCGGACAGCTTTCCGGCTCCGGCCAAGACGAAATGCGCAACGGAGCGCAAGCTTCTCGACGGCACGGCGGATCTCAGCGGTGATGGGCCCGACACAGTACGCAAGAATAAGAGCGACAAAGCCTATTGGGCCATGGTCAATCGCGACGATCACATGACCACCAGCGGCATGAACAGCTGTCCGGATGCTCCTGTCATTCCGCTCACCGCGGATGCGACGGCGCTCCTCGACAGCATCAAGGATTTCAAGGCCAGTGGCTACACGGGCGGCGCCATCGGCATCCAGTGGACCTATTACATGCTGTCGTCAAAATGGCGCGACGTCATAGCGGATGCAGGCCTCGGCAGCGGGCCTTCGCCCAGCAATCCGAAGCATCTTGCCAAGGTCGCTATCCTTATGACCGACGGCCAGTTCAACACGGCCTATGCGGGCGCCGGCAGCAACTACAACGGTCAGGGAAATCTCGCCCGCAAGAACGCCGAATCGCTCTGCAAGAACATGCGCAACGAGGGCATCGAGATATTCACAATCGGCTTCGACCTCAACAATCCCGACATGTCCGAAGCGGAGCGCAACGCCGCCAAGGGTGTCCTGAAGAATTGCGCCTCGACCACGCCGTCGACGACAAAACACTATTTCGAGGCGTCCACCGGCGAGGAACTCGACGCCGCCTTTCAGGCGATCATCGCCAACACCGAGAAAATCGCGCTGACGAAATAG
- a CDS encoding SMP-30/gluconolactonase/LRE family protein has translation MREQQIMAEGLQFPEGPVASADGSVLVVEIQRRTVTRVADDGSVERLAELPGGPNGLAMGPDGFLYICNNGGFLFNEIDGLNRVKPGVPEGYAGGWIERLHLATGRREVLYRTCGEHPLVGPNDLVFDSHGGFYFTDFGKIYPRFRPNGGLYYAQADGSRIVEIAYPMILPNGVGLSPDGLIVYAAETETGRLWAFDLEGPGQRKPPASSAPHGGRLVCGLGGYQRLDSLAVDAAGNIHVATLVTGCITVISPAGEVLDQVMTGDPMTTNVCFGGPELKTAYATLSGKGQLVRWEGEHRGSPLPHGDFA, from the coding sequence ATGCGCGAACAGCAGATCATGGCCGAAGGCCTGCAGTTTCCGGAGGGTCCGGTCGCCTCTGCCGACGGATCGGTTCTCGTTGTGGAGATCCAGCGCAGGACAGTCACGCGTGTCGCCGATGACGGTAGCGTCGAAAGACTGGCGGAACTGCCCGGCGGACCGAACGGTCTCGCCATGGGGCCCGACGGATTTCTCTACATCTGCAACAATGGCGGTTTCCTCTTCAACGAGATCGACGGTCTGAACCGCGTCAAACCGGGCGTGCCGGAAGGCTATGCTGGCGGCTGGATCGAACGCCTCCATCTCGCTACGGGCCGTCGCGAAGTGCTGTACCGGACTTGCGGCGAACACCCCCTCGTCGGACCCAACGATCTGGTTTTCGACAGCCATGGCGGCTTCTATTTCACCGATTTCGGCAAGATCTACCCGCGCTTCCGTCCCAATGGCGGCCTTTACTACGCGCAGGCGGACGGGTCGCGGATCGTCGAGATCGCCTATCCGATGATCCTGCCGAACGGCGTCGGCCTCTCGCCGGACGGCCTGATCGTCTATGCGGCCGAAACGGAGACGGGAAGGCTCTGGGCCTTCGACCTCGAAGGTCCTGGACAACGCAAGCCCCCGGCCTCGAGCGCACCGCATGGCGGCCGACTCGTCTGCGGCCTTGGCGGTTACCAGCGGCTCGACAGCCTTGCGGTCGACGCTGCCGGCAACATCCATGTCGCCACGCTCGTCACCGGATGCATCACGGTGATCAGCCCGGCGGGCGAGGTGCTCGACCAGGTCATGACCGGTGATCCGATGACGACGAATGTCTGCTTCGGCGGTCCGGAACTGAAGACCGCCTACGCCACGCTGTCAGGAAAAGGGCAGTTGGTACGCTGGGAAGGCGAGCACAGGGGCTCGCCTCTGCCCCATGGAGACTTTGCGTAA